From Nicotiana tabacum cultivar K326 chromosome 22, ASM71507v2, whole genome shotgun sequence, one genomic window encodes:
- the LOC107825915 gene encoding zinc finger CCCH domain-containing protein 46 isoform X2, with translation MDTYEATKTVLSRIQSLDPENASKIMGYILIQDQGDKEMIRLAFGPETLLISLINQVKNRLGLSSNSSSAPSTPSSPSPFIPVPNPIKFNPFPHSSPRIIIPNNGFQSLPSSPWSGGSPVFSRSPRPVSYATVVNGPNSNTASGSSDSSLSLPFFEPTDEYCNIQFQDQLSFLNESFLEENSNQNDVFLGRSHDDNNGGFGDWKPCMYYAKGFCKNGNSCKFLHGGFGEENTPSNVDYFDEILRVKALQQRQRFMASGHHHHPFGYNRSAAAALMTSDEFYKYGRSLPDRNEFSAMALGGISNSSSRQIYLTFPADSTFKEEDVSNYFSMYGPVQDVRIPYQQKRMFGFVTFVYPETVKIILAKGNPHFVCDSRVLVKPYKEKGKFPDKKQFQQQQQPIDRGELESGELYDIPFGARMFHNSHAMMLRRKIEHDAELQQAIELQGRRLMNLQLMKNHHNNHFQPSLSPGVFCSFNGINQEVLAGFQEPTEPPSDAADEKVPQELLHTNNGNGGSNKEQTSNTDDSYPRESLEHILPDNLFASPTKLVTEQHFGFSIDSAEADISSAMTTPATTTTITTNSVPMPPATSALQHYVS, from the exons ATGGATACATATGAAGCAACAAAGACAGTTTTGTCAAGAATCCAAAGTTTGGATCCAGAAAATGCTTCAAAAATCATGGGTTATATACTAATACAAGACCAAGGAGATAAGGAGATGATAAGGCTAGCATTTGGTCCAGAAACTTTGTTAATCTCTCTCATTAACCAAGTAAAAAATCGTTTAGGACTTTCATCGAACAGTTCATCTGCACCATCAACACCTTCATCTCCTTCGCCGTTTATTCCCGTTCCAAACCCCATTAAATTCAACCCGTTTCCCCATTCATCACCAAGAATCATTATACCAAACAATGGGTTTCAATCTTTGCCTTCATCTCCTTGGTCTGGTGGGTCCCCAGTGTTTTCAAGAAGTCCAAGACCAGTGTCATATGCTACTGTAGTGAATGGTCCAAACTCAAATACTGCTTCTGGCTCTTCAGATTCTTCTTTATCACTACCTTTTTTCGAGCCAACTGATGAATATTGCAATATTCAATTTCAAGATCAGTTGTCATTTCTAAATGAGTCGTTTCTTGAGGAAAACAGTAATCAAAATGATGTTTTTCTTGGTAGGTCCCATGATGATAATAATGGGGGTTTTGGTGATTGGAAGCCTTGCATGTATTATGCAAAAGGATTTTGCAAGAATGGAAATAGTTGTAAGTTTCTGCATGGTGGATTTGGGGAGGAAAATACTCCTAGCAATGTTGATTATTTTGATGAGATTTTGCGTGTGAAAGCTTTACAGCAACGGCAGAGATTTATGGCTTCtggtcatcatcatcatccatttGGTTACAACAG ATCGGCGGCAGCAGCATTAATGACAAGTGATGAGTTCTACAAATATGGTCGGTCCCTACCTGACAGAAATGAATTTTCAGCAATGGCGCTAGGTGGAATTTCAAATTCTAGTTCGAGACAGATTTACTTGACATTTCCTGCCGATAGCACATTTAAGGAGGAGGATGTGTCTAATTACTTTAG TATGTATGGCCCGGTGCAAGACGTTAGAATTCCATATCAGCAGAAGCGAATGTTTGGATTTGTTACATTCGTCTATCCAGAAACCGTGAAGATTATCTTGGCCAAAGGGAACCCTCATTTTGTGTGTGATTCTCGCGTGCTTGTTAAACCAtacaaagaaaagggaaaattcCCAGACAA GAAGCAATTTCAGCAACAGCAGCAGCCTATTGATAGAGGAGAGCTCGAGTCCGGGGAGCTCTATGATATTCCCTTTG GAGCAAGGATGTTTCATAATTCGCACGCGATGATGTTGAGAAGAAAAATAGAGCATGATGCTGAGTTGCAGCAAGCAATTGAGCTTCAAGGCAGAAGGTTAATGAATTTGCAACTGATGAAGAACCATCACAATAATCACTTCCAACCCAGCCTCTCTCCGGGTGTTTTTTGTTCTTTTAATGGCATCAACCAAGAAGTCTTAGCAG GTTTCCAGGAACCCACCGAGCCCCCATCTGATGCAGCCGATGAGAAGGTACCTCAGGAGCTGCTACATACAAATAATGGAAATGGAGGTTCCAATAAGGAGCAGACCTCGAATACCGATGATTCGTATCCTCGAGAAAG CTTGGAGCACATCCTTCCTGATAACCTATTTGCTTCTCCCACGAAATTGGTTACGGAACAACATTTCGGGTTTTCCATTGATTCAGCTGAAGCTGACATTAGTTCCGCGATGACAAcgccagcaacaacaacaacaataactactAACAGCGTCCCTATGCCTCCTGCCACTTCTGCTCTTCAACATTACGTCTCTTAA
- the LOC107825915 gene encoding zinc finger CCCH domain-containing protein 46 isoform X1, with the protein MDTYEATKTVLSRIQSLDPENASKIMGYILIQDQGDKEMIRLAFGPETLLISLINQVKNRLGLSSNSSSAPSTPSSPSPFIPVPNPIKFNPFPHSSPRIIIPNNGFQSLPSSPWSGGSPVFSRSPRPVSYATVVNGPNSNTASGSSDSSLSLPFFEPTDEYCNIQFQDQLSFLNESFLEENSNQNDVFLGRSHDDNNGGFGDWKPCMYYAKGFCKNGNSCKFLHGGFGEENTPSNVDYFDEILRVKALQQRQRFMASGHHHHPFGYNRSAAAALMTSDEFYKYGRSLPDRNEFSAMALGGISNSSSRQIYLTFPADSTFKEEDVSNYFSMYGPVQDVRIPYQQKRMFGFVTFVYPETVKIILAKGNPHFVCDSRVLVKPYKEKGKFPDKKQFQQQQQPIDRGELESGELYDIPFGARMFHNSHAMMLRRKIEHDAELQQAIELQGRRLMNLQLMKNHHNNHFQPSLSPGVFCSFNGINQEVLAENKGFQEPTEPPSDAADEKVPQELLHTNNGNGGSNKEQTSNTDDSYPRESLEHILPDNLFASPTKLVTEQHFGFSIDSAEADISSAMTTPATTTTITTNSVPMPPATSALQHYVS; encoded by the exons ATGGATACATATGAAGCAACAAAGACAGTTTTGTCAAGAATCCAAAGTTTGGATCCAGAAAATGCTTCAAAAATCATGGGTTATATACTAATACAAGACCAAGGAGATAAGGAGATGATAAGGCTAGCATTTGGTCCAGAAACTTTGTTAATCTCTCTCATTAACCAAGTAAAAAATCGTTTAGGACTTTCATCGAACAGTTCATCTGCACCATCAACACCTTCATCTCCTTCGCCGTTTATTCCCGTTCCAAACCCCATTAAATTCAACCCGTTTCCCCATTCATCACCAAGAATCATTATACCAAACAATGGGTTTCAATCTTTGCCTTCATCTCCTTGGTCTGGTGGGTCCCCAGTGTTTTCAAGAAGTCCAAGACCAGTGTCATATGCTACTGTAGTGAATGGTCCAAACTCAAATACTGCTTCTGGCTCTTCAGATTCTTCTTTATCACTACCTTTTTTCGAGCCAACTGATGAATATTGCAATATTCAATTTCAAGATCAGTTGTCATTTCTAAATGAGTCGTTTCTTGAGGAAAACAGTAATCAAAATGATGTTTTTCTTGGTAGGTCCCATGATGATAATAATGGGGGTTTTGGTGATTGGAAGCCTTGCATGTATTATGCAAAAGGATTTTGCAAGAATGGAAATAGTTGTAAGTTTCTGCATGGTGGATTTGGGGAGGAAAATACTCCTAGCAATGTTGATTATTTTGATGAGATTTTGCGTGTGAAAGCTTTACAGCAACGGCAGAGATTTATGGCTTCtggtcatcatcatcatccatttGGTTACAACAG ATCGGCGGCAGCAGCATTAATGACAAGTGATGAGTTCTACAAATATGGTCGGTCCCTACCTGACAGAAATGAATTTTCAGCAATGGCGCTAGGTGGAATTTCAAATTCTAGTTCGAGACAGATTTACTTGACATTTCCTGCCGATAGCACATTTAAGGAGGAGGATGTGTCTAATTACTTTAG TATGTATGGCCCGGTGCAAGACGTTAGAATTCCATATCAGCAGAAGCGAATGTTTGGATTTGTTACATTCGTCTATCCAGAAACCGTGAAGATTATCTTGGCCAAAGGGAACCCTCATTTTGTGTGTGATTCTCGCGTGCTTGTTAAACCAtacaaagaaaagggaaaattcCCAGACAA GAAGCAATTTCAGCAACAGCAGCAGCCTATTGATAGAGGAGAGCTCGAGTCCGGGGAGCTCTATGATATTCCCTTTG GAGCAAGGATGTTTCATAATTCGCACGCGATGATGTTGAGAAGAAAAATAGAGCATGATGCTGAGTTGCAGCAAGCAATTGAGCTTCAAGGCAGAAGGTTAATGAATTTGCAACTGATGAAGAACCATCACAATAATCACTTCCAACCCAGCCTCTCTCCGGGTGTTTTTTGTTCTTTTAATGGCATCAACCAAGAAGTCTTAGCAG AAAACAAAGGTTTCCAGGAACCCACCGAGCCCCCATCTGATGCAGCCGATGAGAAGGTACCTCAGGAGCTGCTACATACAAATAATGGAAATGGAGGTTCCAATAAGGAGCAGACCTCGAATACCGATGATTCGTATCCTCGAGAAAG CTTGGAGCACATCCTTCCTGATAACCTATTTGCTTCTCCCACGAAATTGGTTACGGAACAACATTTCGGGTTTTCCATTGATTCAGCTGAAGCTGACATTAGTTCCGCGATGACAAcgccagcaacaacaacaacaataactactAACAGCGTCCCTATGCCTCCTGCCACTTCTGCTCTTCAACATTACGTCTCTTAA